GGCGTTCAGACGGACCGGCACCGTGGATGTTTAGGACTGCTCTTCATCGGCTGCCAGTTCGTCACTGTTACCATCTGAGTCCGCTCCGGCCAATAAAACGCTGATGCTCTCGACGATGACAAAGTTGTCTCGCGCGGCGGGAACCTCGGTATCCGCATAATCCCGCAGCGGAACGTCCGTAAGAGCCGGCTCACCAAAATCAGAGACCAAATTGAAGCCCGGCAGGCTGTTGATTGTATCAACCACAATCATGCCGGTTCCAATCACATTGCCAAAGACCGTGTGGGGTACGTTGTCAAGAAACAGATTGTCAACCGTATTGATGAAATACTGTCCGGTGAAACTGTTGATGTTTCCGCCGACCTGAGCCGTGGACAGTGTTCCGCGCACATTCGAATTTTCCGCCAAAGCAAATTCATTTGGCGGAGCCTCAAACGGTGCGATGCGAGAGACCACAGGTGGAATTGTGTCACTGCCCGATACTGCAAACCCGCCGCCCTGTATGACGAAATCACTTACACTGCGATGTATGATTGAATTGTCATTGCGTGAAAGATCAGCCAGGAACGCGCTGACAGTTTGTGGAGCATCCTCGTCCAGAAGTTCTGTGTCAAATGTTCCCAGAGACGAAGAGAATCTCAGGACCGTACCTTCCGCCAGATGGACGTTCAGTGATTCGACGGTTTCCTCACCATCCAGCGAAGACTTGATCTGGATGGCGTTGGCGCCTTTATTGGCAGGCGTGTTCGTGAGTCTCAGCTCACTGCTGAACTGTCCGGTTTCGTCCGCAGTTGTGGTTTCATCATCGAATTCACCGTCTGCATCACTGTCAATGGTGATAACCGCTCCTGCTGTCGTGGTTCCCGCGATCACAAAATCAGCATTTCCGGTGAGCAACGTTTCACTGGATTGTGTCGTCGTATTGGCCGACAGATCAAGATTCAGCAGGAGAGGAAGAACTTCCTCACGCTGAATAGCGGCAATACGTGTCAGTACATCAGAGACTGTAACTTCAGTTTCCGAGGACGGGATCGAGTCACTCGAAAAATTGAAACGCTGTGGATCGGTGGCAAATTGATTATCGGATTCAATATCTGTGCGATTGGTTCCGGAACCACCGTTTAGAACTGTTCTGTTGCCAAATGCGTTTGGTCCGCTGAACACAATGTCGTCATCTCCATCTTCGGTACGTATCCGGACCTCATCCTCGATTACTGTAGGTCCATCGACCAGCTCTGAAGGACCCACGAACACAAAATCGCTGCCGGCACCGCTGGTCACCAAAAGATCATCAGAAAAATTACTGGCGTTGAAAATCAGAGAATCCGCCTGACCTCCTGCCTGAAACAGGGTGTCACCACTCACCTGAACCTGTTCGGTCAACAGGATGTTTTCTCCCCCGGACGGGTTCACGACAAAATGACGACCGACAGTGCTGCCGATTACCCGGATAATGTCATCACCGGCGCCCTGCTCAATCCAGAGATTTGCCCCGGTTGTAAAGGATTGGATGGTGACGGTGTTGTTTCCTGAGTCATCTTCAATTCGCAGGCTGTCTGCGACCCGAATTCCGTCGATCACCAGAGCGTCGTCACCATCGGCCAAAAGAACCTGCAGATCGCCAAAAATCTCCGGGATCCCGTCACCTGGAACAAATTCTGTGTTCCCGTTAACTGAGGTTCCGTCCAGTCCTCGTAATACGATCGTTCCTGTTTCATCGCTGAGCAGCTCAACAACATTGTCAGCTTCATCCCCCTGGACAATCAGATTGCCGGCGATGAGATTCGCCGTCACATTGCCGGCCAAAAGTGTCCGCTGTTCCAGCACCTCAGAGCCGACTGCAACGGCACTCCGGCGCAGACGCTGTT
This portion of the Fuerstiella sp. genome encodes:
- a CDS encoding peptidylprolyl isomerase produces the protein MFSFDFTRILATVFSPLRRLSMNAVAVWWPAKVRTKQRLRRSAVAVGSEVLEQRTLLAGNVTANLIAGNLIVQGDEADNVVELLSDETGTIVLRGLDGTSVNGNTEFVPGDGIPEIFGDLQVLLADGDDALVIDGIRVADSLRIEDDSGNNTVTIQSFTTGANLWIEQGAGDDIIRVIGSTVGRHFVVNPSGGENILLTEQVQVSGDTLFQAGGQADSLIFNASNFSDDLLVTSGAGSDFVFVGPSELVDGPTVIEDEVRIRTEDGDDDIVFSGPNAFGNRTVLNGGSGTNRTDIESDNQFATDPQRFNFSSDSIPSSETEVTVSDVLTRIAAIQREEVLPLLLNLDLSANTTTQSSETLLTGNADFVIAGTTTAGAVITIDSDADGEFDDETTTADETGQFSSELRLTNTPANKGANAIQIKSSLDGEETVESLNVHLAEGTVLRFSSSLGTFDTELLDEDAPQTVSAFLADLSRNDNSIIHRSVSDFVIQGGGFAVSGSDTIPPVVSRIAPFEAPPNEFALAENSNVRGTLSTAQVGGNINSFTGQYFINTVDNLFLDNVPHTVFGNVIGTGMIVVDTINSLPGFNLVSDFGEPALTDVPLRDYADTEVPAARDNFVIVESISVLLAGADSDGNSDELAADEEQS